A portion of the Tiliqua scincoides isolate rTilSci1 chromosome 3, rTilSci1.hap2, whole genome shotgun sequence genome contains these proteins:
- the LOC136645093 gene encoding protein-lysine methyltransferase METTL21E-like: protein MDSKSTQHKHLVSNEFFQKSNHKEGQNGDEEIVAEIMGRCFCPSLITTRPWEGFHFVGQEIKITEATDSYGAVVWPSALVLCHFLETNAKRYNWTDKNVIEIGAGTGLVSIVASFLGARVTATDLPELLGNLQYNLVKNTKARCKHEPQAKELSWGVDLEKNFPRSQCQFDYILAADVVYHHPYLDELLLTFDHLCKENTTIIWAMRFRQEKENQFVDTFQKLFKLEVISDFPSLSITLFKSKRRHRVQGSPVTAS, encoded by the exons GACAAAATGGAGATGAGGAGATAGTTGCAGAAATCATGGGAAGATGTTTCTGCCCTTCACTGATAACCACACGACCCTGGGAAGGATTCCATTTTGTTGGCCAAGAGATAAAGATTACAGAAGCCACTGACAGTTATGGAGCTGTAGTCTGGCCTTCG gctctTGTTCTGTGCCACTTTTTGGAAACAAATGCCAAGCGCTATAACTGGACCGACAAAAATGTCATTGAAATTGGAGCTGGGACAGGTCTGGTCTCTATTGTAGCCAGCTTCCTTG GTGCACGTGTGACTGCAACAGACCTGCCTGAACTGCTGGGAAACCTTCAGTACAACCTTGTCAAAAACACAAAGGCGAGATGCAAGCATGAGCCGCAAGCAAAAGAGCTCTCTTGGGGTGTCGACTTGGAGAAGAACTTCCCCAGGTCTCAGTGCCAGTTTGACTACATCTTGGCTGCTGATGTTGTGTACCACCACCCTTACCTGGATGAGCTCCTGCTCACCTTTGATCACTTGTGCAAGGAGAACACCACTATCATCTGGGCCATGCGCTTCCGACAGGAGAAAGAAAACCAGTTTGTGGACACATTCCAAAAGCTGTTTAAGCTGGAAGTAATATCGGATTTTCCCAGTTTAAGTATTACCCTGTTTAAGTCCAAGAGAAGGCACAGGGTGCAAGGATCACCAGTGACTGCATCCTGA